The stretch of DNA TAATCTGGTGAATTCAAAAAATTTGATCTGTTATTAACAGAACCGTGCAATGTGACAGTACCAGTTCTGGAAACCTTCGAAACATTAACAAAATGTGTTCGAATATTAAAACCAAATAACAAGACAAACGAGGGATATTATGATCAGTTATTAGGTTTACCACTTCCATCCTGCGGCGTTTATTACTTTCCTTTCCATCTTTTCATGGACCAAACTACGTTCGCGAGACTGCTAGTGCTgatgtttgtgatttttttacaaacatCTTTACATTGCATATGCACTCGTTATGCATCGATCTTGCATTATTCGTTTGTATCTTGTTCACTAGTAACCAGCGAAAGGCAAGTAATCTTGGCTCTTACCTTCAAGACGCACCGTTTCGAAGTatgagtacagtagaaccccaattgtccgcgagcggatgatcttCGTAGCGACCTATTCGCGGAAGctagttccatagtaaatctataggccttcccaaaatttgtcaaaGAGTGGTAGGcgcatgctcttttgttttggtcatggattTCACCtctgatgtacacgaccttaacGGTGGAtagtttgatgttttctatattGGTAAAACATTGTCTTCGTGCTGAAAAACCTTTCGAAATATCCGAGATTTTCGTTAATCCCGGTGACCTCGACAGACTATTGcgcggataatcggagttcTTCTGTAACGTAATCTCTTCATTCATTTCAGAAGTATACTTGAGAAATATTCCCTCGAAGGCACGCACTCAACTTTACCGGATTATGGAACAATCGTTCTCTAACATTGTATTAAAAGTAAATAGAGTTAGTTATTCACAAAGACATgctattaaaaaaatacaggaaTGTCAATCTATTGTAAGTTTATTAATATAACTTTGGTTTCTGTTACGGCAATAGGTTGAATACTTATTATTTAATGTGAATCTAAACGTATACGAATATTTACATAAGATAGAAAGATTGTTGTTGTGGTTATCTTTAATTTAGGATTATAAAGATGAACACTATCGATTACAAATATCGATAAATAACAACAGTGAATACCATCAGTTGTATTCAGCATTGAACTTTTTGATGTTTGTTTCATATTTGAGTCGTattaatgataataataataataattaattagACCACACAGTGTTAAATACTAAGATTCTAGCGCACTAAATATCGTTACTCAGATTTCCTTTGCTTCTGGGTCACTATTCTATAGTAATGATTACGGGGCGTAAAAATGCTACAAAGAAAATATAGAGAATACGATTTGTTCAAAAAGcattcaaataataataaaaaacatcAGACTTATTCAACTATGCCAATTATTTTGCTATTTGAATCATAAAACCATGTCATGAAATTATTATTCCATACTAATTCCTCCATCATTGATATACTGGACAGGTGCTAAACAAACCTCCTCCTGTACAAATAATGTAAAACTTATAAAGTGCTGTTTACTTAAATGCATTTCCTACTGTACATGTAAaataattaattgcatttttataaTTGCAACTTCTTTTGAAAAAAGGTAAATAAAATTAACACTCAAGCAAACAGACCTGGCCGATTTTGAATATAAgtgttgtttcaattttttatgaagGTTTGAATCATATATGCGCATCTTTAAAGGATAATATATTTACATCGTTTTTAGAGAATGAATATAGATGAAAATAAACACTAGCACAAATCCGGACAAGCTGTATTAAACATTTGTCATTGGAACTAATGAAAATGTTCATTACATGGCAGGTCAATTTTAATTATTGAAGCAAATTCGACAGTATAAAACTAAGAATAAAATACATCTATCAACACATTCATTGACGTTTTCCAGAGTCTACTTACTTTGGAGCGGATACGTTATCTGGTAGCTTAATGACGCAACGTTGTCGGAGGATTCCTTCCCACAGTTGAACACCAACAAttccaaaaatgaaaaacacGAAAAAGCACAATAGCAACACATTACCCAGCATAGGCAATGTGTCAAGTAATAGCATAACCAATATGCGCATACCTAAAACGCCATTAAAATATATTAATAACCATGTAATTTCTATTGTTCAATAGTACAAGAACATTAAATGCTCACTTGGTATTCGGTTGATTGCTCGGAGAGGTCGTAGTACTCTGATCGTTCTTATCGCAGTAAGATTCAAATTTTCAACTTGTAGACAGTATTCTAAAGCACCAGCTAGTACAATAAAAAAGTCCAATCGATTCCATGAGTCTGCCAAGTAAGTGCCTTTCCCCCATGCGCCCATGGCAACAATTTTGATGGTCATTTCTAATGAAAAGAACGCGAAGATTATgtcatcgaatatctgaaaattataCAAATAACCTGTCAATTGTTCATTCAATTCCATCATAAAATGCGTACCTGTAATATTTTACATCTGTTTGTAACGCAGGCATCGTCTACACACGGTTGATACATTCCTAGCGTAACACAGTTTAATAATATGACTAACATAGACACACGTTCAAACCACGTTTTTCACAAAAATACTATGCTAAGGAAAATCGACAGGAAAACGTGTTCGTATACGATATTGTACGAAATATGCTTATGAATTGTTTTAAATAGTTTTGTCAATAATTTCGAGGACCTGGTCTAATCTGCCTAGCAGTAATAAACGAGTGCAAAGagtgaatttttttccattttttttttcatttattatgaCTGCTTCAATGAATATAATAGTTGAATTGAAGTAGGTGAGCCGAGTTTTAGATTCTAGATAGATTTGATTTGGCGAATTGATAATAAACCAAAACTGTAGAAATAGATTGAAAAAGATCCAACTATTAACACTATATATTGGAAATGTTCATAATAAACACTTACAATTTTATTTGTAACTAGCtgtcccggcaaacttcgtcccgcccaagatttatttttcgttatcacattcacattttcttatcaagcgcacgttcatgggtccaatcgcagaactgttcattgattgatcttctaatctacccttcaaaattaccttccactataagattattttcagacacaatcctcgttcaagatttttcaaccacttgcaaataacatgtttctccgttacatggaatcgatacagaaaatattatagaataaaggCAGCCCTAttgattccttcctcgagttttgctcttattcttattattattttgcttattcggcgatccatttttatttatatagatagaagaagctataggagtgagttttatctcattaaaatccattttcactttcgaacaaagatcaatttcgttagcgcaaagatCAAATGGACCaaaaacgcttgtcactatgaaattgtagaacatatgcaaattgaattttagcAAATTTccccattttcttcagagttttccgaaaattttcaattgtcatgtttggctggaatagGTTTGATTTaaatatgtgtatttttttattggaacccctcctccattccagaggagggagaggtgtcataagatcatagaaacatttctcgtacccaaaaaccctcacattccaaatttggttccatttgcttgattaattcttgagttatgcagaagtttgtgtttcatttgtgtggcagtagATAGGGGATAGGTGTgtggaaccaccatagaaacatttattgctccctaaaacctcacatgccaattttggttccgtttgaGTGATTTATTCTCTAGTAATGCAGTCCCCCCATATAGgaagggggggaggagtgtcaaaccaccatagaaacatttgttgcctccatataccgaaattggttccatttgcttgattagttcttgagttatgcagaaacctATGCATCATccgtatggtagcccccctcccccttagagagaagggaggagtgttgaTTAACCatagaaacctccacatgccaaatttggcacgattcgcttgattagttctcgagttatgcaggaatttgtgtttcatttgtatggcagcctccccttagagaggaggaggagtgtctattcaccatagaaacgtttcttgccccctaaaactttcacatgccaaatttggctccatttgattgattaattttcgagttatgcagaaatttgtgtttcatttgtatggcagcccccttctagagaaggaggaggagtatccaaccaccatagaaacatttattgcacccctaaacctccacatgccaaattcggtttcgtttgcttgattaattctcgaataaaacagaaatttgtgtttcatttgtatggcggcctccccttagagaggggggaggagtgtctactcaccatagaaacgttttttgCCCGCTAAAaccatcacatgccaaatttggctccattatctcgattagtttttgagttatgcagaaatttgtgttacatttgtatggcagactccCCACCCCTTTAGAGAAGGAGGAGGAGTGTTTacttaccatagaaacatttttcgccccctaaaacctctatatgccaagtttggtttcgttttctcgattagttctcgagtattatagaaatttgtgtttcgtttgtatggcagacccctcaccccttagagaagggggaggtgtgtctaaccaccataaaaacatttattgcaccccaaaaccaccacatgccaaatttggtttcgtttacttgaatagttctcgaataatgcagaaatttgtgtttcatttgtatgtcagccaCCCCTAACTATTGAACTATAATTCGATATTTTATATTTTGGAGAACAGATTGACAGCTATTCGAAATAATGATGgtaaaataataatatacaaTTCGAATAAGTAAATAATTATGAATTATATTTGAAAAGGATATGGGTTTGTTATTAGCTGTAGGCACCATATTCTAGGTTTCGTATCTTGACTGAGATATTTGAGAGAATACTCCGCAAATCCAGGATATGGTAAGTTAGAATCTTCATATGATGACGAGGAATCGCCATCACTGCATGTACTTCCAGAAGAGTCCCCAGTTCCGCTCGATGATGCTGAGCCATGACACGTCTCTCTTTTACATTTCTGAACACTGTATGCCTCATTCGATTGATTGTAATTCGCATTAAATGTGCTGTTATCGCTAGATCTCCGTTTCAAATCTGTGCTAGCTCTGTTTTGTACATGAGATGTTCTCCTGTCCTTAAAATTTGAATGCTTATAAACTgtttgtttggctttgtgtcTGGCCGAGCTGGCATGATGCTCTGATTCGACGTCTGAATGAGATTCCGAATATGTATATAACATTTTGAATGTGTTTTGCACTACTACATTTCCATCATCACCACAATTACTCCGTAGAATTTGTCGGACTGCAAAAAATGCGAATTTTTATTGCACATACTTTTAGATAAACGTGTCAACATTggcttgaaaattaaaattataaacacTGAACTTTTCATAGTTTCGAACATACACTATCTTTTGATTCCAAAAAATGATTCATTTGGTGAGAAATTCCAGCTGATGATACCACTTGGCTTTGATGCTAGGTCAGACCATTTCCAACCAGCAACTATATCATGTACGATATTATAACTGATCGATTTATTATATTCTACATTCTGCtataaactttgaagttcaattCTCTATTTATATTACGATCATGCAGAGTTAACTGAGTAGAATTAATGGGAAAAATCAATGTCACAGAAAAATCAAAATGGCTCATGACGGGCGTATTGGTTCATCCCGATGATCGGTTCGGTTTGTAGTGATAACGCATGAAACTTGTACTTGAATTTTAccttatattttataatttacagAAAAACGCTTATTTTCGATCCACCAACAGTTTTGTTATGTATTTTCAGTATTGAAAGTTGTAGTTTTCTGAGCAGTTCGAGTAACATTcttcagtagtgaaaatatactgaaaatgtgaatgcaaatttATACGAAGTTATCCGATCTTTATGAACGCATGCGTATTTTAAATAAATAGGATGTAAACAAACGTGCTTTTCCACGAGGAAAAGCAACAGCTGAGTACCGAGCAGGGTGACTCAGAGGTAGATTTTCCACGACGATAATATACAATGAACAGGTTTATACCTTTGCGATGAGTATGGGAATGACTATGAATTGACTTCATTCGTTTTAGTAAtacatttatttattgtgcatcaCTATTTTAATTGAATAGTAAAGCCTATAATGAAAACATATTTCAGTTTGCTTTATTAGAAAACTTTAGTGCATGGAGTATCTCATCTTAACCAGTCGCAATAGAAACTGCGTGGGACGACAAATTTCATTCTGCAGCCCCTCGGAAACAAATGTGATTCTGAACGAATTTCTGTTATATATAAGCATGGAATGCGATGTGCGGTGAAGCAAGAACAAGTCACAATTCGTAAGCTAGTCCGAATGAGTGCTTGGTGGTTAACTATGGAGAACCATAGTTAAATCAATTGTTTTACAATATGTGTTATAATATAACATCATTCGAATagtttattatatatatatgtatatatatatatatatatatatatatatatatattgttcgGATCGAACAAAGAAACTTCCTTGTTAATCGACCTTTAATTTTTCAGCCGATCAAAGCTGTAATTTATTTTatggttaaaaaaaatacatttaagatactattttccttacaattagtgttcctttaaattcttaattcctcttcctttcttccttcctCTATATACTCTCTACGTGTGGATCGACAATTTGTTTTATACGTTGGCTCCAAATACTTTTCCGTGTGAAATGTTAAATTCCTGTTCGTTGTATCTGTGCCATAAATATTGTTTCAAAGCTTgtaaatttaatttgaatttatGCTTACAAGATTTCTATGTGTAATGTCCTGAATTCTATTATTTTCGTATCTAATTCAGCTCTATAGAAACACTTCCTTTTCATAAATTTCCTACTATCAATAACATTCCACTTGTAtagtatttctttattttcttcttctggcAACTCTATCTCTCATTCTCAACCTCTCTCCTATCTCTGTCAActttgtttgtttacaaacatatcCACCCTTGTGGCACTTCACATACCGTGCGGTAGTAGATCTGCAGTGCTCCCAACATATTCCCCGACCCGTAACCCTGGTCCGGAAGTTATGTCCGGTTCGGTGTTACCAGCTTCTAACTCCAGCACGGCTAAGTTCACTACAGCACGCTTGTATCGCTTAGTTCTGGTACGCACCCATGCCTGCCGTATACGTCCATCGCTAGACACGATGGGTTCTTCTACTATTCCGCGGACCCAGCACTTCCGGTTGTTGCCTTCGACAATATACACCAAGTCGCCCGCTTTCAGTGGTTTCGTTTCGCCAAACCACTTTGTGCGTTGATTCAATGACGGAACATACTCTTTGATCCAGCGTTGCCACAGCTCACTCGCTAACTGTTGTGATCGTTTGTAGGTATCTCGAAGAGCCTCAGCCGGATACGGGGGTGGAATCGCTGCGTTTCGGAGGCTGGATGGAGGGCCCCGCAGGAAATGATTTGGCGTCAACGCTTCCATTTCATCTGATTCTTGTGACACGTACGTAAGCGGACGTGAATTTATCATGTCCTCTGCTTCCACGATGCACGTCTGGAGAATCTCATCAGTAAGTCGTTTACCATCATCTAGGGCCTTCAAAATTTCTTTGGTTGAGCGAACCAGTCGCTCCCACACACCCCCCATATGAGGTGCCGCAGGTGGATTGAATCTCCACTTAGTCCTCGCATTAGTGAATTGATCTGCACAATCGAACACGATGTTTTCAAGCAGCGCCAATAACTCTTTACTAGACCCTTGAAAATTGGTACCGTTATCGGAAATAAATTTGATCGGCCAGTCTCGACGACAGATGAAACGGCTTATCGCCATCAAGCGGGACTGCGTGGTTAACCCATGAGCCACCTCTAGATGCACCGCTCGCGTTACCATGCATGTGAATAATGCTATCCAGCGTTTTTCTTTGCGCCGTCCAACAACCACTTCAAATGGTCCCATGTAATCAACTCCCACGAAACTGAATGGTCTGAGATTCGGAGTCAATCGCTGCACTGGCAACGGAGATTCTCTAGGAACTTGAGGACGATTACGATGAACTTTGCACCAGATGCAAGCCGACGATACCTTTCTCACCACTGCATCCACATGAATTACGTGAAACGACTGCCTGAGTTTGTTTTTCACCGCTAGTCGATATCCATGACCACACCTCTCATGAAGGTTTTGGAC from Toxorhynchites rutilus septentrionalis strain SRP chromosome 3, ASM2978413v1, whole genome shotgun sequence encodes:
- the LOC129774613 gene encoding uncharacterized protein LOC129774613; translated protein: MACIRVPLQQEEYEKAEHCLLKMAQAESFIDELKVLKRNKDRPINQWLPLEKSSPLKKLTPLIDENGLIRMEGRCERAEDLPFDLRFPVILPDNSRITNLIVQNLHERCGHGYRLAVKNKLRQSFHVIHVDAVVRKVSSACIWCKVHRNRPQVPRESPLPVQRLTPNLRPFSFVGVDYMGPFEVVVGRRKEKRWIALFTCMVTRAVHLEVAHGLTTQSRLMAISRFICRRDWPIKFISDNGTNFQGSSKELLALLENIVFDCADQFTNARTKWRFNPPAAPHMGGVWERLVRSTKEILKALDDGKRLTDEILQTCIVEAEDMINSRPLTYVSQESDEMEALTPNHFLRGPPSSLRNAAIPPPYPAEALRDTYKRSQQLASELWQRWIKEYVPSLNQRTKWFGETKPLKAGDLVYIVEGNNRKCWVRGIVEEPIVSSDGRIRQAWVRTRTKRYKRAVVNLAVLELEAGNTEPDITSGPGLRVGEYVGSTADLLPHGM